The following nucleotide sequence is from uncultured Draconibacterium sp..
TATTCGAGTACGACAAAATTTTATTGTTGGCGGGTTTTGTCCATTCGGCATCAAGATCTTCCATTTTCCACGAGAAACGGGCTCCGGGCGATGTTACCCCAATTGGCAGCATTTCCAGGCTAATGGTATTCTGAGCATATTTTAACGACAGTTTTTCAAGATCGTTTAAAGGTTTTATAAGCAATGGAGATTCAAGTTCGCGAATTGAACGCCCCGAAACGCTAAGTTCCTGCAAGAATATACTTCCTTTATTCTGAACTGGTTTAATTTCGTTCGGGTTAAAAATTAATGCACCATTATTGGTTCCCATAATTAATTTTTCTCCATCATCGAGCACCTGAATGGCCCTCAGGTTATACGATACAGTACTTACTGCAGGCAGGGCGTTAAAGGTTAGAATCGATCGGTCGGTTTGTTTTAAACGGCAAAGTCCTTGTTCGGTTCCAATCCAGAAATATCCATCCATGTACTGAATACTTGAAACAAAATTTGATGGCAAACCGTCATCTACGGTAAAGTTCTGCTGTTCGCGAGTAATAAAATCGTATCGAATTATACCACTCCCCACAGTACAAAGCCAAGCCACATTGTCTTTCAGAAAAATATCGTTCACAATGTAACCTTCTACAATGTTTTCGGTTCGTCCTGAATTTTTATCAAATTGAATTAATCCGTTGGTGTTTCCAATCAGCAATTTGTTATCCTTATAATTCAGCAACTTGCCCACCGTTGCGTTCCCAAACGATCTGTACGTATCTGTTTTAATCTCATAACAGATTAAATCTCCACGAACGCCACCAATCCAGAATTTGCCATCTTTATCGTCAATTATTTCGAATACATAATTATTACCAAACTTCCCATTGGTTGATTCAACGCTCAGGTGTTTTAATTCTGCACCTGTTTTATTGTCCAGCAAATAAACGCCCGATGAGTACGAACCGGCCCATATACGCCCCCGGCTATCCTCTTTTATGGTTAAAAATACCTGTGCATGCTTTTCATTATTGTGATAAAAGGATTTCCACTGTCCGGTAGCGTTATTCCTAAAACTGATTCCATTATTGGTTGCAAACCAGAAATTCCCGTTACTGTCTTCCAACACTGCGTTAACATCGTTATTTACAAGCGAGTTATCGTTGTTTGCAATATGATTAATTCGGCTTATAATCGGATTTGCCACATCAAAATATGAAACTCCACCACTATAGGTACATACCCACACACGGTTATTATTGTCGCGGTGAATATCATAAACGCCATTCCCTTTTAACGATCCAATATTGTCAGCGTTCTCTTTCATTACGGCAAGAACATCATGGCTCTTTTTATCCAACTCCCAAACACCTTGCCCATCGATACCAATTAACACCGATGATGCTGTAAAATTCTCTATAGCCAATATTGGCTGGCTGGGTATATCCTCAATAGGAGTCAGTTTCTGTTCCGCTTTGCTATCAAAGATAAAAAGCCCACTGCCCATAGTTCCTATCCACCAAAGATCCTGCTGTTCGTCATGTACCAATGTGGAAATATTATACCCCTCACCAACAGCAAATTGATAAAAGGGTTTGTAAACCAATTCATGAATACTGAATAGTCTCAACTCATTACGTTCAGCATAAATGATGTTTTCGTTATCGTACCAGGTCATTGCCAAAACGTTATTTACCGCAGTGGTTGCCTTAAGCCCATTTTCTTCACTGAAATAATACAATCCGGTAGTTGTCGAAATCCATAAACGTTTTTCGTCATCGACAAGCATTCCTGAAACTCCTAAATAGGGATTTCGAAGAACCCGCGACAAATTGATAAGTAATTCAAAACGGTCCTTAATGGAATTGTATTTGAATATCTGCCCGGCATTGGTATAAACAAAGAGTATATTTTGGCTGTAGGTTAATTCAGCAGTTATCACATTTGTGCTTTCATACGGAAGCTGGTAAATTCTGATATCGTCTTCAGTATATCGAATAATCCCCATTTTCGACGACACCCAGATAAAGCCATTATCGTCGCCACATACTGAATTGGTTTCACGCAAAGAAACTCCAAATTTGTCGTTGAGGTTATAAATATGGACATTATTCTTGTTTTGAGCTATAGATAAACTAGCAAGCAACAAGCAAAACAGGCTTAATAGTATGTAACTTTTCATCCTCATCATTACCCTCCAAAATTATTGTCCTCACTGCAATGATAGGAAAAAAGATATTCTCAAAAAAACAAAAACCTTTGCTTAACAGTAAAAAATATCCCTGCAGATATACCTGTTTAACAGAAATGAACAGGAAATGGTTCGTAAGGCTCAAGTTTGTAGGTTTTGTTTACCAAGTACCAATCCAACACTAATAGTTAATAAACCAACAATCTCCATTCGCTTATCGATTTCATTAGTTTCCAGGAGAGACACAAATCCTTATTGTGCTTTTGGCGGTAACGTAATCATTTCTCTGGTGTACAACTCGATTTATTTGTGTTTCACAAAAGTTTATATGGCCTAATCAATTTAATCATTTGGCCCGAAATGGTTTAAATATGTACTGAAAATCAAAGCCGTCAGATTATATACTAAAGCAAAGCAGCTGTATTTGTATTACATATTATATTATACCGTATAATAAAGGGTATAATGCGGGCTAAAAATTAAAAAACAAGCAGTCTCCATTCATCGCAAAACAGCCGTTTCGACTTACATTCATGCAATTTGACAACATATTGACACCATTAAATATCAATTGCATCTTTTTGTAAAAAAATACAATATTGTAATTTTTTACATTTTTGTCATACATATTACAAAAATACTTTATATTTGAGGACCTTCTTCTGACAAAATAGAAGAAAGTCAACAACCTGATTACCTAAAAAACGATTAATGAAAACAGTAAAACGGTATCTGGCTCTTGATGTTCTGCGCGGTTTAACCATAGTGGCAATGATCACGGTTAATAATCCCGGTAGTTGGTCGCACATCTATCAACCTCTAAAACACTCGGCATGGAACGGGTGCTCACCGACCGACCTCGTCTTTCCTTTTTTCCTATTTATCGTGGGAGTTTCTATGTACTTTTCATTTTCAAAGTACGGGAATACCTTAAATCAGGAATCATTAAAACGCCTGGTAAAAAGAACCGTTTTAATTTTTGCCATCGGTTTGTTTCTTAATTCATTTCCACAATGGTCCAGAGATTTCTCAACACTACGGATACTGGGTGTACTTCAGCGAATAGCTATCGTTTACGGAATTGCATCGTTAATAGTACTCTCCGCTAAAAAATCGTGGTTGCCCTATATTTCCGCAGCCATATTATTAATCTATTGGGCTACCCTGTTTTACTTTGGCAACGAAACACCATTTAGTTTAGAAGGAAATGCAACAATACGTTTCGACCAGGCAATTCTTGGCGAAAACCACATGTATCATGGTTTTGGCATTCCTTTCGATCCTGAAGGCCTGCTTAGTACCATTCCGGCAATTGTTACTGCACTGTTGGGTTATATTGCAGGTGCCTTTATCCATAAAGCTGAAGAAAACAAAATACCGAAACTGCTTCTTTTTGCCGGGCTGACAGGTATCGCTGCCGGATTATTGTGGGGATTGGTTTTCCCGATTAACAAACCACTATGGACAAGCTCTTATGTGTTATATACAGCAGGTTGGGCTTCTGTTGTACTGGCAGCACTCATTTGGATTATCGATATAAAATCATACAAAAAATGGACATCCTTTTTTGTGGTTTTCGGAATGAACCCACTGTTCATTTTTGCGCTCTCGGGATTATGGGCCAATACTCTTACACGTATAATAAAATTCACGAATAGCGAAGGGCAGTTAACCAACGGATACAACTGGCTTTATCATCAGGTATTTGAACCACTGGCAGGGCCATTAAACGGTTCACTACTTTTTGCACTTACGCATGTCGCCTTCTTCTGGCTGATTGCCCGAATCCTCTACAAAAAGAAAATATTCATAAAAGTTTAAACCGTAATAAATTCTATTTTTTAACAGCATACAGAAATGATCTGGAACATAAAACAAACTGTCTTACTACTACTTGTATTTTTTGCAATCGAGGGAACAGCCATGGCGCAAACACAGCCCGCTGAAACCGACAAAAACCATTGGATAGATTCTGTATTTCAATCTCTATCGGCTGAGCAGCGCATAGCTCAGTTAATTTGGATAAACACTGCAGCAGATAAAAACATATCCAACCAGCTAAAAGTAGCCGGATTGATTAAAAAATATAATCTGGGAGGCGTAATTTTTTTTACCGGCGATCCGGTGAAACAAGCGGAACTCACCAACTTTTATCAGGCTTCGGCACAAACGCCGCTTTTTGTTGCCATGGACGCCGAATGGGGAGCAGGAATGCGACTTCACGATGTAATGCCTTTTCCGTACAATATGATGATGGGGGCCTCGCACAATCCGGAGTTAATTAAACAAGCCACCACCGAAATGGCCAAACAAATGAAGCGTTTGGGAGTTCAGGTTAGCCTTGGCCCCGTTGTCGATATAAATACACAGCCATTAAATCCAATTATCGGAATGCGCTCGTTTGGCGAATCGCCAAAACAAGTTGCAGCCTGTGGCATAGCTTATATGCGAGGCTTGCAGGAAAATAATATTCTGGCCATTGCCAAACATTTCCCCGGCCATGGAGATACTCAATCGGATTCGCACCTTACACTTCCACTTGTTCCGTATTCGCGTGAACGATTAGATTCCGTTGAGTTGTATCCGTTTAAAGAATTGACCCAAAAAGGAGTTGCCGGTGTGATGAGTGCCCATTTAAATGTTCCTGAAATCGACAGCACAAAAGGGATTCCATCCAGCCTGTCGGTCAAAATACTCAATGGAATTCTTCGCGATGAATGGAATTACCATGGACTGGTTGTTACCGATGCCATGAATATGGCCGGTGCAAAAAGTTTTGGAGAACCCGGCGAAATTGAGGCGCTGGCGCTAAAAGCCGGTAACGATGTGATTGAATTTCCGAAAGATGTGGAACTAACGATTACCGGAATTAAAAAAGCCATTGAATCAGGGCTGTTAACACAAGATGAAATAGATTTTAAATGCCGGAAAGTACTGGCTGCCAAATACGATGCAGGTTTAAATAAATCGGCTCCAGTTTCGCGGGTCAATCTCATGGAGGAATTAAACACCCCACAAGCCGAACTGGTAAAAAGAAAATTGATCGAAGCTTCGTTAACGCTACTGGAAAACCAAAACGATTTGATTCCGCTTAAACGACTCGACTCGTTAAAAATAGCTTGCCTGACCGTTGGAGAGACAACAGCAACTCCTTTCCAGTCGATGCTTTCGAAATATACAAAAACAGATAACTTCTTTCTTCCTGAGCAGTTTTCGGAAGAAGAACTAAATGCTGTAAAAGCTAAACTTCAGGATTATAACCTGGTAATTGCCGGCCTGCATTTGTACGAAAGCAAAACCAGACGGTCGATGCAGGTGGGCAGCCTGCAAAAGGCAAGACCCAAAAGGCCTTATGGCTTAACTAACGAAACCGAAAATCTGCTGCATTATCTGTCGAATAACAAAAAGTCAATCGTTGTATTCTTTTCCAGTCCGTATGCCCTAACCGAAGTCGGTAATTTTACTCCTCCGGCCGGATTAATTATGGCTTATCAAAAAGATTCGCTGGTACAGGAATTAGCTGCACAGCAAATTTTTGGCGGCATTGGAGCATCGGGGAAACTTCCGGTTACGCTTGGCAACTACTATAAAATTGGCGACGGGCTACACATCAGCAAGCCGGTTCGTTTGAAATACACCATTCCTGAAGAGGCTGGAATGAATAGCACACGATTGAATCACCGTATCGATTCACTTGTTAGCGATGCGATTGCTAAACGGGCGACACCGGGCTGCAGTGTTCTGGCGGCAAAAGATGGAAAAATAGTATTCAGAAAAACCTACGGCTACCATACCTACAACAACCGTATTCCTGTTTCGGAAAACGATCTTTACGATCTGGCTTCGGTAACCAAGGTTTCGGGAGCACTGGCTGCCGTGCTCAAACTTAACGATGAAGGGAAAATCAATATTGATGATAAATTTTCGGCTTATTGGCCCGACTGGAAAAAACGTTTGTTTCACTCGTCAGACAAAGCGAATCTGGACTGGCGCGAGATTCTGGCCCATCAGGCGGGGCTAATCCCCTACCTCAATTATTGGAAGGAAACAGCAAAAGACGGACAGCTAAAGAAACGTTGGTATTCCGTTCAAAAAACAGACGATTATCAGCTGGAAGTAGCTCCGAACCTGTTTCTTAAAAACGATTTCAAGAAAAAGATCTACAAGGATATCCGGAAATCAAAGTTGAATCCTCCGGGTAAATACGTTTACAGTGGCTTATCATTTCTCCTGATTCCGCAAATCACCGAAAATCTCTCAGGGCAAGCTTACACAGACTTTTTAGATGCCAATTATTACCATCCACTAGGGGCCTATAACATTACCTATAATCCGCTAAATAAATTTCTTAAGAGCCGCATTGTTCCAACAGAATACGATTCGTACTACCGAAAACAACAAATTCAGGGCACAGTGCACGACGAAGCTGCTGCTGTTTTTGGTGGCGTGGCAGGGAATGCAGGCCTTTTTGCCAATGCCAACGATCTGGCCAAACTAATCGAGATGTTCATGCAAATGGGCACATTCGGCGGTGAACAGTATCTGAGTCAGGCCACCATGAAAGAATTTACAAGTGTTCAGTTTCCGGAAAACAACAACCGCCGGGGATTGGGCTTTGACAAACCGCTACTGAACAACAACGAACTTAGCCCGGAGCAAAGTTATCCATGTCCGGGAGCGAGCCCCGAAAGTTTCGGGCATTCCGGGTTTACCGGAACATTTGTTTGGGTCGATCCTACTTATAACCTGATTTACATCTTCCTGAGCAACCGTGTTTACCCAACGCGCGAGGGAAATGTGCTTGGAAAACTGAATGTTAGAACCAATATTTTACAGGCATTTTACGATGAAATGGAAAGGTAGTGCCCCAAAATAAACTAACGCTACTAATTAATCATGCAACACACTAATGTATTGATTTGCTTTATCTTGAGCTATACACAATGAATGTGAACATTATGAAAACAAACATTAATTTAATTAAAATTCAAAATCCTTATCTATCATGAAGAAAGGCTTATTATTTATTCTTTTTCTGTGCATGGGCATTATGGTTTTTGCGCAGAAACGTCAGATTTCCGGTGTAATACGGGAAGAGTCGACAAATGAACCACTACCAGGTGTCTCGATCCTTGAAAAAGGAACCACCAATGGTGTTGTTACAAATATTGACGGGCAGTACCAAATTACCGTCAGTGCTAACGCCACCATAAAAGTTAGTTTTATTGGTATGGAACCTCAGGAAGTTGTAATTGGAGATGCATCCACCTACAATTTCTCGCTAAAGCCTTCGTCGGAAGAACTGGATGAAGTAGTTGTGGTGGGTTTTGGAATTCAGAAAAAAACCAACTTAACAGGTGCCGTTGCATCAGTTAACACCAAAGAACTGGAAGCAAGACCAATACCCGATGTAGGTCGTGGTTTGCAAGGTCTTACTCCGGGTTTAAACGTTGTTGTTCCAAGTGGAGAAATTGGCTCCGACCCCATTTTAAAAATTCGTGGTCAGCTTGCATCATTTGAAGGAGGCAACGCTCCTCTAATCTTGCTCGACAACGTTGAAATACCTTCTATACAGCTGGTTAATCCCGACGACATTGCTTCTATTTCTGTTCTGAAAGATGCTGCGTCAGCATCGATTTATGGAGCAAAAGGAGCTTTTGGTGTCATCCTTATTACCACGAAAAAAGGAGCTTCATCCGAAAGCGTAAATATCTCTTACTCTGCAAACCTTTCGTTCCAGAACATTTCGAAAAAAATTGAAATGGGTGGTGTTGAAGCGTTGGAGTATTCAATTCTGGCAGCCGAAAGAGTTGGTGCAACTGCTACTGGTGCTTTCTGGAAAGTTACCCGCGACAGCTACGAAAGAGCAGCACAATGGGAAGAACAATGGGGTGATGTTGTAAAACCAAACGACCCAATGCTTTACGGACGCGACTGGTATGTTGACGCCAACGGTTACAAACTTGGTTTGCGTACTTACGATCCTTATGACTATATGATTGAAGAATGGACACCAAGTCAGCAACATAACCTTTCGGTTAACGGAAAAACAGGCAAAACCGATTTTAATATTGGCTTTGGTTACCTCGACCAAAATGGGATGATGAAAACTGCTAAAGAAGATGACTTTAAACGTTACAACGGTTCGGTAAAAGTTGGAACAGAAGTGAACAGCTGGTTAAAAGTTCACGGAGGATCGATTTTCTCAAAACGCATAAAAAGATACCCTTATGCAACGGCTTCTACCACTGCCGATCCATGGTTATACCTTTACCGCTGGAGCCCTATTTATCCGTTAACAACCGAAGAGGGAGACCCGATCAGGAGCCCCGTTTCGGAAGTTGCACAGGCTAATACAGCATTTCAGGAAACCAATTACACCAGCATGAACGGTGGTTTCGTTATTACTCCGGTAGACGACTGGAATATTAACTTCGATTATACCTATGCCAACCAGGAGTATATTAACAAACGTCCCGGAACACGTTACACAGCTCGTAACAGCTGGAGTTCGGCATTGCCAAAATACGACGAAAGCGGCAGCCGTATCTATGTAAACAATGCCGGCGAGCAAGTGGCTTCAACTGCCGATGGCGCTATGGAAGCTTACGAACTGAACTTACTGACATACACAGGAGTTGGTGCCAACCCCGACCGTGTTTTCCGTATTGCTCAAAACAAAAAGTGGTCGACACTTAACCTGAATACCACTTACGATCTAACTTTAGACGAAATTCACAAGTTTAATTTTATGGCCGGAATGAACAGGGTAGCGTACGACGTTGCTTCAAACTGGTCGCAAAAAACTGAATTAATCGACTATAACAACCCCCAGTTCGACCTGGCTACCGGTACTCAAACTGCCGGAGGAAGCGAAGCATGGGAGTCGCAACTTGGATTTTTTGGCCGTATAAACTATAACCTGAAAGACAAATACCTTTTAGAAGCCAACCTCCGTTACGATGGTACTTCTAAATTCCCTACCGATCTTCAGTGGCGTTGGTTCCCTTCGTTCTCTGCCGGATGGCGTGTTAGCGAAGAAGACTGGATGAAAAATTTGCAACCAGTACTTAGCTCGTTAAAACTTCGCGGATCGTGGGGTACAATTGGCGACCAGACTGTAAACAACTCATTGTATATCCCAACCATGTCGGGCGGATACAACAACTGGATTATTGGCGGTTCAAAACTTTATGATTTCGGAACGCCTGCTTCAGTAGCTGCATCAATTACCTGGCAAGATATTACAACACTCGACTTAGGTTTCGACGCTCGTCTCATCGATAACAAGCTGGGAATTTCATTCGACTGGTACCAGCGCGATACTGAAAATATGATCGTTCCTCAGGAAGGACTTCCAACTACCTATGGTACATCCGCACCAAAAGGCAACTTTGGTTCGTTGCGTACCAACGGATTTGAATTGCAGCTAGATTACAACCACCGTTTCCGCAATGGAGTAGGCTTAAATGTAGTGGCAACAGTTGCCGATGCAAAAACAAAAATTACCAAATACGGATCGACACAGGTTGTTGACAGCTGGTATGTTGGAAAAACTTACGGAGAGATCTGGGGTTATGAAACAGATCGTTTGTACCAGACTGACGACTTTGTATACGAAAATGGCGAATTGGTAACAGTAACATCAACCGACGACAGAAACGTTTATCAGCTTACTGATTCAAATGCACCGACACAGGGCTACCTGCAATCGGGTAACTTTATGTATGGCCCCGGCGATGTGAAATTTAAGGATCTGAATGGCGACGGAGTTATTAACGATGGCAGCCGCCTGTTGGACGACCATGGCGATTTGAAAAAAATCGGTAACAGCACACCTCGCTACGAATACAGTTTCAGAATTAATACCGACTACAAAGGTTTCGACTTGTCAGTATTCCTTCAAGGTGTTGGAAAACGCGATGTTTGGGGTAACGGATTCTTTGCAATTCCTGGTTTTAACGCATCAGACGGTGCAATGCCTGAGGCAATGGCTACTGATTTCTGGAGAGAAGACCGCACAGATGCCTTCTACCCACGCCCATATAATAACGCTAACAGTAATAATAAGCTCAACATGGTAAGACAATCACGCTATCTGCTCGACATGTCGTACCTGAGAATTAAAAACATCACTTTTGGTTATACGCTGCCAACTCAATTGGTTGAAAAAGCAAATCTGAGTAGCCTGCGTGTTTATGTATCGCTCGAAAACTTCTTCACTTTCGATAATTTGCGTGACCTGCCAATCGATCCGGAAGAGATTTCAGGTTATTCAATGTGGAACAGCAGCAACTATAACTTAAGTCGCACAGGTATTGGAACACCAACCTTTAAAAGTGCGTCAATTGGTCTTCAGTTAAATTTCTAAAATCGACACAATCATGAAAAAATATAGTTTAATATTAATAACACTGGTCTTACTGGCATTTAGCAGTTGCGACGATTTTCTTGACAGACCGTCGCTTACCGAAATGAACGACGAGACCTACTGGACCTCGGAAAACAACCTTCGTTTGTTTGCCAATGGTTTTTACGAAAATTACTTTGTTGGATATAACTCATCATGGAGTTCGTCTTACACACCACTTCGCAGTTACTATTTCTCCGACGATTTTACTTCTCGCGGAAAACAGGGCGGTTTTGAGACACAAGCTCCTTCGTCCAGAGCGAGTACAAGTTCAACTCCCAGCATGATGACAACTTATGCGGGGCCAAGTTGGAACTTCTCGTGGGTAAGAAAATCGAATCTGTTTTTGGACAGAATTGAAAATATGCAAGCCGGTATACTTACCGAAGATGCACAAAACCATTGGACTGCTGTTGCCCGCTTTTTCAGAGGATACGAGTACAGCCGCCTTGTAAGTGTATTTGGCGATGTTCCTTACTATGGTAGCGTAATTGCAGACACTGAACTGGATGTTTTATACAAAGACCGCGATGACCGTACCGAGGTGATGGATAAAGTTTACGAAGACTTTGAATATGTTTTGGCCAACATGAGACTATCGGATGGCGATGCGCTATATCTTAACCGCTACACCGCTGCCGGATTTATTTCGCGCTTTATGTTGTTCGAAGGAACCTGGCAAAAGTACCACCTGAACAACACGGATAAAGCCAGCAAATATTTGCAAATGGCTGTTGATGCCGCGGCTATCGTAATGGAATCGGGTAAATACTCTTTTTCAAGCGATTTTCGCTCGCTTTTCGGATCTCAGGATCTGGCCGGAAACCCCGAAGTTATTATGTACCGCCACTACGATGCAGCACTGGGTGTAACACATACTGTTGCTTCTTATTCGAATATAACAGAAGGACAAGGTACTGCAGCAAACCTTGCATTGGCAAAAGCATTTATTTGTACCGATGCAAATCCGTACCAGCTTTCTTCGGTTGAAAATGCCGACAAACTGGATATTCAAAATATAATTGCTACCCGCGATCCACGTTTTGAAGCCACTTTCTGGGATACTCCAAAGAAAGAATCGGCTACCTTGTTGTATGCCGATAAATTTATCGACAGAGTTGGCCCAACTTACTATGGTTCAGGTTATCCTCCAATGTACGGTTCGAACACCAATACCAACGATGCTCCGGTTATGCGTTTGGCAGAGGTTGTTTTAAACTGGATTGAAGCAAAAGCCGAGCTGGCAACTATGGGTGGTGCTGTAGTTACTCAGGCTGATATTGATGCTTCTATCAATGCTATTCGCCAGCGCCCCTTGGATGATGTTGCAATTGAAAAAGGCATTACACAAACAGCACCGCTATTACTTAGCGCATTGCCCGACGATCCTTCACGTGATGCAGATGTTCCTGCATTAATATGGGAAATCAGACGCGAACGCCGTATGGAATTCGTATACGAGCACTCTCGTCTGCTCGACATCAAACGTTGGAATAAAATCGACTACATGAAGGCTTCTGAAAATCCGGATATCATGCGTGGTTTATGGATTGATTTTCAGGCAGAATTCCCGGAATGGCTGGTTGCGGAAAAAGAAGGCGTTTTAAGAGTAGAAAATGAAAATGGAACAATTGTTACCTATGATGGTACAAACGCTGCTGAAATGGTGGGTTATTTTGTTCCTGAAAGTATTGCCGAACGCGACGAATTTACCGATCGAGTATATCTTGCTCCAGTAGGAAATGCACAAATCAGTGAATACGCTGACAAAGGCTACACATTGAGTCAAACACCAGGATGGAACTAGAAATATAGCCTGGACAAATACTTTAGAGGCTGCTTTATATTATATCGCAGCCTCTTTTTTTTAATCAATAAAATTATCTGGAATGAAACAGTATGTAATATCAGGTCTATTTCTTCTTTCGTACATCCTTATTACCGGATGCGCCGGTACGACTAAAACTTCGCCACAGGAGGTAGTTGTTGGTGCCAAGCTCACAGATTCGTATCTCCCGCTGCTCGAAAATAAAAACGTTGGGTTGGTTATCAATCAAACCTCGGTTATTGATTCTATCCACCTTATCGATTATCTCTTTAACAAGGGGGTTGCCATAAAAGGTATTTATGCGCCGGAACATGGCTATAAAGGCAACGTAGAACGCGGGAAGCACGTTGATGGAACAACTGATCCGGATACCGGAATTCCAGTACACTCGTTGTATGGCAAGCACCGTAAACCTACACCTGAAATACT
It contains:
- a CDS encoding response regulator, yielding MRETNSVCGDDNGFIWVSSKMGIIRYTEDDIRIYQLPYESTNVITAELTYSQNILFVYTNAGQIFKYNSIKDRFELLINLSRVLRNPYLGVSGMLVDDEKRLWISTTTGLYYFSEENGLKATTAVNNVLAMTWYDNENIIYAERNELRLFSIHELVYKPFYQFAVGEGYNISTLVHDEQQDLWWIGTMGSGLFIFDSKAEQKLTPIEDIPSQPILAIENFTASSVLIGIDGQGVWELDKKSHDVLAVMKENADNIGSLKGNGVYDIHRDNNNRVWVCTYSGGVSYFDVANPIISRINHIANNDNSLVNNDVNAVLEDSNGNFWFATNNGISFRNNATGQWKSFYHNNEKHAQVFLTIKEDSRGRIWAGSYSSGVYLLDNKTGAELKHLSVESTNGKFGNNYVFEIIDDKDGKFWIGGVRGDLICYEIKTDTYRSFGNATVGKLLNYKDNKLLIGNTNGLIQFDKNSGRTENIVEGYIVNDIFLKDNVAWLCTVGSGIIRYDFITREQQNFTVDDGLPSNFVSSIQYMDGYFWIGTEQGLCRLKQTDRSILTFNALPAVSTVSYNLRAIQVLDDGEKLIMGTNNGALIFNPNEIKPVQNKGSIFLQELSVSGRSIRELESPLLIKPLNDLEKLSLKYAQNTISLEMLPIGVTSPGARFSWKMEDLDAEWTKPANNKILSYSNIPSGDYTLRIRMYDSSNTQLLAERDIKLHVIPPYWATWWFRILIILFVFGLVVFFMVYYIENLKKVHSEEKIRFFANTAHDIRTSLTLIKGPVEELNKEPVLTSKGHHYLHLATEQTQRLLNVVTQLMDFQKSDIGKERISLQMVDVVKAVKNRVMMFESYGNSKNIEIHFSTNILKFVTAIDETLIDKVVDNLISNAIKYSNPDSDVNISLHCTEHRWVLEVKDFGIGISKKAQRQLFKEYYRAENVVNSKIVGSGIGLLLVKNYVNLHGGKINCLSQLNEGSLFQVVIPTKKIDEEPTETASTKQKDLQVPVTKQEFSPVVPNEDEEPEALKMKVLIAEDNEYLREFLKTAMEPQFQVYLAKNGVQAWELIQKQTPDLVVSDIMMPKMDGFELCREIKSNYETSHLPVILLTALAGKAEQLKGLGLGADDYLTKPFDVSILQQRIRTLVKNREIIREKALKVIKRDDDSAIVENELNDKFLKRMVEVVQENMANAQFSKKDFASAMHVSPSLLYKKVKSLTDQSPTDFIKMVRLNHSLELLRTKQYNITEVSELCGFASVGYFSTVFRKHFGKSPTQMIG
- a CDS encoding heparan-alpha-glucosaminide N-acetyltransferase domain-containing protein, which translates into the protein MKTVKRYLALDVLRGLTIVAMITVNNPGSWSHIYQPLKHSAWNGCSPTDLVFPFFLFIVGVSMYFSFSKYGNTLNQESLKRLVKRTVLIFAIGLFLNSFPQWSRDFSTLRILGVLQRIAIVYGIASLIVLSAKKSWLPYISAAILLIYWATLFYFGNETPFSLEGNATIRFDQAILGENHMYHGFGIPFDPEGLLSTIPAIVTALLGYIAGAFIHKAEENKIPKLLLFAGLTGIAAGLLWGLVFPINKPLWTSSYVLYTAGWASVVLAALIWIIDIKSYKKWTSFFVVFGMNPLFIFALSGLWANTLTRIIKFTNSEGQLTNGYNWLYHQVFEPLAGPLNGSLLFALTHVAFFWLIARILYKKKIFIKV
- a CDS encoding glycoside hydrolase family 3 N-terminal domain-containing protein, which produces MIWNIKQTVLLLLVFFAIEGTAMAQTQPAETDKNHWIDSVFQSLSAEQRIAQLIWINTAADKNISNQLKVAGLIKKYNLGGVIFFTGDPVKQAELTNFYQASAQTPLFVAMDAEWGAGMRLHDVMPFPYNMMMGASHNPELIKQATTEMAKQMKRLGVQVSLGPVVDINTQPLNPIIGMRSFGESPKQVAACGIAYMRGLQENNILAIAKHFPGHGDTQSDSHLTLPLVPYSRERLDSVELYPFKELTQKGVAGVMSAHLNVPEIDSTKGIPSSLSVKILNGILRDEWNYHGLVVTDAMNMAGAKSFGEPGEIEALALKAGNDVIEFPKDVELTITGIKKAIESGLLTQDEIDFKCRKVLAAKYDAGLNKSAPVSRVNLMEELNTPQAELVKRKLIEASLTLLENQNDLIPLKRLDSLKIACLTVGETTATPFQSMLSKYTKTDNFFLPEQFSEEELNAVKAKLQDYNLVIAGLHLYESKTRRSMQVGSLQKARPKRPYGLTNETENLLHYLSNNKKSIVVFFSSPYALTEVGNFTPPAGLIMAYQKDSLVQELAAQQIFGGIGASGKLPVTLGNYYKIGDGLHISKPVRLKYTIPEEAGMNSTRLNHRIDSLVSDAIAKRATPGCSVLAAKDGKIVFRKTYGYHTYNNRIPVSENDLYDLASVTKVSGALAAVLKLNDEGKINIDDKFSAYWPDWKKRLFHSSDKANLDWREILAHQAGLIPYLNYWKETAKDGQLKKRWYSVQKTDDYQLEVAPNLFLKNDFKKKIYKDIRKSKLNPPGKYVYSGLSFLLIPQITENLSGQAYTDFLDANYYHPLGAYNITYNPLNKFLKSRIVPTEYDSYYRKQQIQGTVHDEAAAVFGGVAGNAGLFANANDLAKLIEMFMQMGTFGGEQYLSQATMKEFTSVQFPENNNRRGLGFDKPLLNNNELSPEQSYPCPGASPESFGHSGFTGTFVWVDPTYNLIYIFLSNRVYPTREGNVLGKLNVRTNILQAFYDEMER